AATTTATTTACTTATGAGCTTCTTATAGACTACCTGGTTAAGCAATTCTTCTTTACGGGTTCTCGAAATAGGAAGCTCTGTTTTATTAATATAAAGCCTGCCTCCTGCAATCATTTCAATATGAGTGATATTGATGAGAAATGATTTATGGATTCTAAAAAAATGCTCAGGGGATAAGGACTCCTCGATAGCTTTCATTGTCTGATGAATGACAAGTGTTTTATCTTTAAAATGCAGTTTGGTGTAGTTCTGCATGCTTTCAATATATAAAATATCTACCCAGGAAACCTTAATAAAGGTGTCGGATTGACGTACGTATAAGTAAGGATCATCCAGAGAAATATTTCTTTTGGATCTTTCAAATAAAATGAATTGCTGCTGTGCCTTATTTACTGCCTGGTAAAAACGATTAAATGCTATAGGTTTTAAAAGGTAATCTACAATCTGTAGTCTGTAGCCCTCTAAGGCATATTCTGAGTAAGCAGTTGTGAAAATACATAAGGGCGGATTCTCCAGTTGTTCCAAAAAATCAAGGCCTGTAAGATAAGGCATATTAATATCCAGAAAGATGAGGTCAATTTGATTCTCTTGTATTTTGTTATTAGCCTCTAATGCGGTAGCACAGGTATCCACCACTTCCAAAAAATCAATTTGATCCGCCATGTCTTTTAGATAGAATCTTGCCAAGGGTTCGTCATCTATAATCAGACATTTCATTTTGGGAATATTATTGTTTGTCATTTTCCTTAGAGAGATTTAGGATTAAAGAAATTTTGTAAACATGATTATCAGACTCCACATTGAGAGAGTATGAATCCGGGTACTGAAGGTCAAGTCTTTTCTGTACATTATTAAGCCCTATTCCATGAGCACCATCTTTACTTTTATGCACAGTTATACTGGAGTAGGAATTTTCCACATAAAAAGAAAGTTGGTTATCTTCTTCCTTACATGAAATTAAAATATAACCTTTATGCCCCGGCAAGCGGCAAACATATTTAAAGGCATTCTCAATAAAAGGAACGAGAAGAAGGGGAGCAATAGTCGCTTTATCGGTGGAAAGTTCCCAGGTTGCTTTTACATCCAGTTCATTTCCCCAACGCAATTTTTCAACTTCTACAAGATTTTGTAGGTATTCAACATCTTTTTTTAGCAGGACCTGATTCTGATTACAGTGATAAAGCTGATACCTCAGTATATCTGAAAACTTTAGCAATAAAAATGAAGCAAGCTCAGTATTGGTTTTCATCAAGATATGAATATGATTGAGAATATTGAAAACCAAATGGGGATTTATCTGGTCCTGTAATAGCTTAAGCTGATTTTCCAGATGGGCTTGTTGCAAAAGAATGTGATCCCTTTCAATTTTTCCGTGTTCCTGATAAAATGTTATTCCGCACGCTGTTCCATTAATAAGAAAGGATGCAGGAAGAGCTAAATAAAATCCTTTCCATAAAATAGGGAGGTGACTTTTAAAACCAGGAGCTAGGGGTGTTCTGGAATCTACTTCTATATAAGCAAAAACAAAAGAGTAAATAAAGCTCAGTAAAAGAATCATAATCGTTGCCTGGAGTAGGAATTTTTTCATTTTCCTCTCTTTTAAGGCTTGCGGGAGTAAGTTTTTTGTTAAAAACTGAGTGAAAATAAAGGAGCTTATTACAATGGCTAACGTCTGGATAAGTGAATTGTATCTGCCGGAATCTGCCTGGAAATTAATCCACATGGTTATCCCGAAAATCAGCCAGAAACCAATAACAAATAGATGTTTTCTTACGATAAAAGATTTAAGCATATTTTGATAGGGTAAAAAATTAGAAACTGCAGGAAATGCAGTTTCTAATGGTAAAGATAATTTAAGTTTTTAGAACAGGAAGTATCCGATTCCAAGCGAGAAGCTGTGAGGTTTGGATTTAAATTCTTTGCTGATGCTGGTGAGTCCTGTTTCGTACCTCAGATCAACGGTGAAGTTTTTATAATCCACACCAATTCCACCGGTAATACCAATATTGGATTTATCGAATTTTTTTAAACCTTCGCGCAGTGCTTTTGAGGTAGAAATATTATCATTAAATCCATAACTGTAAACTCCTCCGGCAAAAGCTCGGACATTAAAATCTTTGGAACTTACGATCTTATAACCTGCTACAACAGGGATATCGATTGAATTCCATTTCAATTGCGAAGAACTTCCATCTTTTAAGTCATATGATGTTTTTCTTTTGTTGAATATAGCTTCTCCCTGAAGGTATATCCGGTTAAAGTCTACTCTTGCCATAAGTCCCGCCTGATATCCCATTCCATATTTTCCGCTCAGGTCAGAAGAGGCAGAAGATGTTTTAGTGAAATTTGTACCGGCTTTAACTCCAATATGAACGATTGGTGTTTGTTGTGCGTTGGCTTCTACTGAGCAGGTAATACAAAGCAATAAAGAGCTTACTGCTAAAAAACGTTGTTTCATAATAATAAATAGTATTAAATCTGGTGCAAAACAACAGCAGTGAGCGTGAAAATGAAATTTTATTTGATGAAGAGCATGGGTGTTTTGATAAAAGGAAGCTTTTGTATCGGGTTGAGCTCATCTTCGTTAATAGGTATTTTATGTAATCATTGATAAAATATCCTAATTGTACCATTATCTAAAAATGCCAGGCAATAACAAAAGCTATTCTTTGTGTATAAAAAAGACTGCCTTAGTTTAAGGCAGCCTTTTAATAACTAATATCAGTTAAATGAGTATCGTCAACTTACTTATCTTCATACACAGGAACCAAAATATTTGATCCAGACTCGTTCAGTCTTCCTAATTGTCTGTAAGCGCCTTGTCCTGCTCCGTATAGTACATTTCTTTTATTGGAAGCAGGAAGATACATATTGTTGTATCCCAGACTAACTCCGCTATATTCAAAACCATTAAGGTGAGCTGGGGTAATGCTTGTAACGGTGTTTAAGGTATTTGTATTTCCAGTCCCAAAACGACCGTTGGTATTGAGTCCAACACCATAGATATTATTCTGGTTGGTGATAAAAGCGACACCATTATTCATTGAGAATTCTGTAAAACGTTCTCCTGATTGAAGGTTAGGAGTTAAATTTGTAGGTCCTGAATATACGCTTCCTCCTCCAAAATATAACATATAACCAAAAGCAAAGAACCTTCCCTGATCAGTGATAAATCCACCTCCATAATTGGAGTAGTCATCAACTTGTACTTTCACTACTTTTTCTCCTGAATTCAAGGTAAATTGAGAATTAAGAAGAGTAGGGGTAGTAGCGGTTCCTACATTAGTTGGAAGCCCTATTCTTCTGTACGTTGTACTATTAAGTCCCCATGTGTAAACATTTCCATCACTGGTAACTGCGATGGCTCCATAGATAAATACATCCATATCTATAACTTCCATCCCGTTAAAGAAATTAATTTTTGTAAAGGTATCGGCTTGGCCGGTTGTTGTTCCGTCACCCAAAACACCATACCCATTATATCCTGTTACATAGAGTTGATTATCCTCCCCTAAAACAAGAGAATTGTATTGTCCGGTTCTTGCTTTTTTAGCTTTAACACCTCCGGGAAGCGCAACTTGTCGTGGGGAAGCTACAGTAGTGGTATTTCCGGTTCCGTTCTTTCCATAGCTATTTTGTCCCCATACCCAGAGCTCGCCACTTGTGGTAATAGCCATTCCATTATATCGTCCCATAGTAAGCTCCTTACAAGAGCGGCCTAAAATAAGAGATGGGTATTTTGATCCAGCTGTTAAAGCTCCTAGCTGATTGGAAGATTGAAGTCCCATACCATAAACATAATTGTTTTTATAAGGGTCTATGTATGTTGCTGCATAGAGGTCAGCAGCAGCGACCTTATTAGCTCTGGCTGGCTTATTACCATTATAGGTTATTTCTGTTTGGATTAAGTTTTCAACTTCTGTTTCATCTATAAGACAAGAACTCCACCCTTGGGAATCATCTGTTGTTTTCAACCTAAGGCATCGTTTGTTATTATCATAAACAACAGTAGCTTCTACTGGAGTTGTATTGCTGTTGCTTACTGCAACATCGGTAGAGTCCACGCGAGGCATTACCAAACCCATTTGTTTGCTTGGTATGTTTTGTAAATGCAGAATTCCTTGTGGGGAGGTGGTATTTACCCCGACCTGAGCATAAGTTATGCTGGATAAAAAGATTGTTGTCACCAACAATAGTAGGTTTTTTAATTTAGTCATTGCTTGTGTTTTTAATTGGTTATATAATATTATTAAGAAGAATTGTCTTCTTCTTTTTCTTTTATATTATTAAATCACAGGAGAAGGATTTTTTTTATGTCGGATTTTTACCGCAAATACATATTTTGCATTAAAAATGAGCTACTTAATTTATTTTAGTGCTAATTAACGATGCTAAAAAGAATAAGCAATTTGGTACAATCGTGGGAACTAATAAATCTATCTCCTTTTTTTTATAAAAATTTTTTTTCAGCGCGAAAATATAAAATATATTTAAGCTAAATGACTGTAAAAAATTATCTATTTTATTGATATAAAGCGTTTTGTATTTATTGTTTCGGTGTAATTAATCAAAAAAATAAACTACAAAAGCTTTTATTGTTTATAAAACATCTAATTTTTATCAAAAACATGATTTATATCATGTCTTTTTAGTTGGTTTTGTGAAAGTAACTATTATAGGTTGTGGTGAGTCTTTTTAGTTGAAACTTATTTCGGTTTTAGTTCCATTACGAATAATTGAATTATATGCTTGTTTCTACTTAAAAGGAATAAAGATTTATGGTAATAAAGGACTAACCAGGCGCAAACCAGCTGTCGCTAGTGAGTGCAGGATGAGTTTTCTAAAACGAAGAGCACTTGTGTTTTGATAAAGGGCTTTATGTAAATTAGTTTCCCCTCAATGATTTTATCTGATGAGTAGGCAAAAAAAATCGGAAAAGTAATTTTCCGATTGATATTATTAAAACGGTTCTTCTTCACAAATCATCCCTTGGGGACAGCCGCTTCCGGGATTTCCACCACTACCGGGGCTGCCGATACTTACACAGGTTCCCGGGTTACCATCGTCCTGCATTTCACATGCCTTACCATAAGTGCATTCACAATCTGTCCAACAATATGCGGAGTCTCCGCTGCTGTGGCAGCCATTTCCTCCGCTACCCAGAATTGTTAGCAAATCTTTTCTAAATAGTTTTTTCATAATGTAATTTGATTTTTTGTAGTAATAAATATATTAAAAAAAACACCTTCACTTTAAAATATAATTATTTATAAGTAAAATACTTACAGGCTAAATGATGTTGTTATGCTCCAAAAGCAAGAAACCACAACAATTGTCGTGGCTTCTCTTTTATTTAAGTGATAATATATTAAAATTCGATCTCTTTGTGATATAGAGGATATTCTCTTTGGAAAAGGGGAATGGTTCCTTCATATCTTAGTGGGAAGACTCCAAATCCATAAAACATGTCTGCCTGGATTTTTGCCTTTAGGTCAATAATCCCCTTCCTTTGTGGTATAAGCTGTACACCTAAGGCAGCAATAGTTGAGGCTCTGCCCCTTAGTCCTGAATTGGCAATAGGTACTGTTAGAAATTGTAAGCCAACAGCGCCTTTTGCTTCCAGACCTATTTCCGCAGATAACGTGCCTTCCAGAGAAGTGATGCTGAAATCAGATCTTTTTTCCAAGCTGATGTTTAGAGCCGGGTTTTTTGAAACCAGGAAATTAGCTGTCCCTCCTACATCAAGAAGGTTTACTTTTGCTTTGCCGGTCGCCCCGATTCCAAGAAAAGGACCTGCAGATATTGTAGGACTCAGTACAAGCCCGGTCGGACCTAATACGATAGGTACAATTGGAATGCTTACAAAATCTGTAGTACTTACCGTGTAACCTACTGATGCTTGAATATCCGCAGTGGACTGTAAAACAATATCATCCATGATAAAGTTTACAGAAAAGTTGGTCAGATGTCCCCATGAAAATGTAATATTGTAATCAATTTTAGGAGTTACACCGCCTTTTACATTTACGCTTGAAGCTAATCCTACCGGACCAACTTGTTGATTAATAGGAAAAGTCCTGTTAAAGTTGAAACGATTAAAAGTAACCAGTTTCTGATCACTTAGACTTTTAGCTTCTATATTGATGATTTTATTATTTAATTCCTGGGAAATAAAGCCTTCAACCGGAACATAATTTACCATCCTCCCATTAACACTGATGGGAGCTTTGCCTGAGGGATCATAAACACCACTCAACGTTCCACTATATATAAATTCTTCAAGTTTAGCGCTTGATGTCTGCACAAAATACTGATTATTTGTTTTAGTTACAGATTGTACTTTAGAAAGGATTGTCTTTACCTGATCTCCTTCTATTTTTGTTCCAACTAAAACACTCCCGGCCTGAATGTCATCAGTTTGATCGGTTGCTTTATTAAAGGTAATATTCTGATTATCCAGTTTGGAAATTGCTGATACGGATTCATCATCAAGAATAATGACATTTTTCTGTAAAGTAAGATTTCCCAGAGTTTTGAAGCCACCGGATTCTGTTTGAGGTGCTACCGGGTCCTCGTTCAAATTGTCCTGTGAACACGAAGTTAGAATTACTGCTGTGAATATAGAAAGAATTATAAGGTTAAAAAATCTTCTATAAGTTCTGAAATTGTTAAAGTTGTTTTTCATAAGCGAAAGATTTTTAGTTCTTCCAAGTTACAGATTAATTTTATTTAATCACTATGAAGAGAAGTAGAAAATAAAAAAACCGTTATGCATATAATAATTTGTTAATGAGATGATTGTGTGTGAAAAAGAAAAAGCCTCCGTTCAAACAGAGGCTTATTATTTAATATTTAAATCAAATGCTTTATTACTTCTTTACAATATTGATTATAACTTCAGTAGCTTTTTCCATGCTTTCTAATGCAACATATTCATAAGGGCCATGAAAATTGATTCCACCAGCGAAGATATTTGGACAAGGAAGTCCCATATAAGATAATTGTGCCCCATCTGTACCTCCTCTGATCGCTTTTATCTTAGGCTCAATATCAGCTTCCCTCATTGCTTTGGCTGCAAGATCAATGATATGCATTTTTCCTTCGAACTGCTGTTTCATGTTACGATACTGTTCCTTAATCTCAATTTCTGCAGTCCCTTCACCGTGTTTTTCATTAAATGCTGCAACTTTTTGCTCAATGAATTTTTTTCGTGCTTCAAATTTTTCATCATCATGATCACGGATTATATATTGAAGCTTGGCTTCAGAAATATCAGCAGTAATATCCATCAGGTGATAAAACCCGTCAAATCCTTTAGTTGTAGATGGTGTTTCGTTCGCTGGAAGAGATTGTGCAAACTCAGCAGCTAAAAGACTCGCATTGATCATTTTTCCATATGCATAACCAGGGTGTACGCTTAATCCATGGATTTTTACAACAGCTCCAGCAGCGTTAAAATTTTCATATTCTAACTCCCCAACTTCACCTCCGTCCATTGTATAAGCCCATTCTGCTCCGAATTTTGCTACATCAAACTTATGAGCACCTCTTCCGATCTCTTCATCAGGTGTAAAACCAATCGCAATTCTTCCGTGTTTGATCTCAGGGTGAGCGATAAGATATTCAGCAGCCGTAACAATTTCTGCACATCCGGCTTTGTCATCAGCTCCGAGAAGGGTATTCCCATCTGTTGTGATCAAAGTTTGCCCAATATATTTTTTTAAACTTTCAAATTTTGAAGAGGAAAGAGTGAATCCGGTTGCCTTATTAAGAAGGAGGTCTCCTCCGTCATAGTTATCCCAAACCTGAGGATTTACATTTTCACCACTGAAGTCGGGTGAAGTATCATAATGTGAAATAAATCCAATGGTAGGTTGGTCATTATTCTCAAGATTAGATGGAACATAACCCATAATATAACCATTGTCATCAATAGAAACATTCTCCAGACCGATTGTTTTTAATTCCTCAACAATATAATTAGCGATGTCCCATTGCTGCGGAGTAGAAGGAGTTGCTTCACTCTCTGCATCACTTGTTGAATATATTTTTACATAGTTAAGAAAACGATTCAATAACTTCTCTCTCCATAATTGGTTGAATTCTATAGTACTCATTATCCGGTATAAATTTTAACAAAGTTAGCAAATTTGCTGCTCAGAATACATTATTTGCGGCTGAATATCAGTTATTGAAATTTTGAATCATATATAAATAATTGAAAATCAAAATTATGTTAGCTTTGTATTGATCGTAGATAAACTTGTTAAGTTTTATTATATTTGAGAAAATCTAAAGTGAAAATGTTTCTTACCGAATGTCCTAGGGATGCCATGCAAGGCTGGGGGGAATTTATTCCCACAAATAAAAAAATTGATTACATCAACTCTCTGATGGAAGTGGGATTTGATGTGTTGGATAGCCTCAGTTTTGTCTCTCCAAAAGCTATCCCGCAAATGGCTGACTCTGATGAGGTTGCTGAAAATATAGACAAATCTTTATCAAATACGAAGATTTCTGCCATTATAGGAAATTACAGAGGAGCTGAAAAAGCACTAAAGCATCAGTCTGTAGATATTCTGGGGTTTCCTTTTTCAATATCTGAAACTTTTCAACACAGGAATACCAACAAAAATCAGGAAGAAGCTTTTAATGAGATCATTAAAATGCAGGAGCTTGTAAAATCAGAGAATAAAGAACTGAATATTTACTTTTCCATGGCTTTCGGAAATCCATACGGAGAAATGTGGAAGTTGGAAGATGTAGAGTTTTGGGCTCAAAGATTTTCGGAGATCGGAATTGAAAATATTTTGTTGTCCGATACAACAGGTGTTGCAACTCCCGAAAAAATTGCCCTTTTATTCGAAAAAATACCCTTAAAACATCCTGAAATTAATTTTGGAGGACATTTTCATAACCGATATGAAGATTCTTATTCCAAATTAAAGGCGGCTTATGACCAGGGGTGCAGAAGATTTGATAGTGCTATTAAAGGAATTGGAGGATGTCCTATGGCGGAAGATGATCTGGTAGGTAATATGCCTACCGAGCAGGTAATTAACTTTATGAGTGTAGAGAAGATAGACCATAATCTTAATCTTTTAAACTTCGAGAGCTCATATAATAAAGCAAAAGATATTTTTCATTTTTAGAATATAAAATCAATCAGTAGGCGGGTCTTAGCCCGTATTTGAATTATTATATCATTCGGCTTTAGCCAGAACCTAATTAACAAAAGAATTGTATGTCCCCGATTATTTCAGCTTCACAATTAAGAAATTTAGAAACTCAAAATCTAATCATCCTTGATGCACGAGTAGGTAAAGATATATACCAGAGTTATTTGGAAAAGCATATTAAGGGAGCGCGATTCATCAATCTAGATACAGATCTTGCTGAAATCGGAGAAGATGCAGCTTTTGGAGGAAGGCATCCTTTACCCGGGATTGAAGAATTTGGTAGAACATTGGCAGCCCTGGGGATTTCTGAAGATAGCCATGTGGTTATCTACGATGATAAAAATGGTGCCAATGCGGCTGCACGAGCATGGTGGATGTTGCGTTCTTTTGGACTTAAAGATGTTCAGGTTTTAGATGGTGGGTTTCAGGCGGCTGAAAGAGAAGGTGTGGAATTTGCATCAGGAGAGGAGGTTTATGAAAAAACTGCACCTATGAAAAATCAAAGATGGCTTCTGCCAACATCAAGCCTGGAAGATGTTGAAAATGAATTAATAAACAACTCTTCAACAGTAATTGATGTACGGGATGCTTACCGTTATAAAGGAGAGTCTGAACCGATTGATCTGACAGCGGGGCATATTCCCGGAGCAATTAATATTCCTTTTTCTGAAAATCTTGATGAAAACGGGAATTTCCTTAAACCAGAAGTTTTAAAAGAAAAATATTCAAAATTATTAAAGGACAAATCTCAAAACCTGATCATTCACTGTGGTTCAGGGGTCACGGCATGTCATACCATATTAGCTTTGGACTATGCCGGCTTACCAATCCCTGATCTTTATGTAGGTTCATGGAGCGAATGGAGCAGAAGAGAAGGGAAAAAAATAGCAACAGAGACTGAAAAATAAAACCGCAGAAATTCCTGCGGTTTTTTTATTTTCTATTCTGATTTTTAGAGCATTCCTAGTTCGAATTTGGCTTCCTCGCTCATCATATCTTTATTCCAGCTTGGCTCAAAAGTAAGTTCTAAATCAACACTGTTTACTCCTTCTACACTTTGAACCTTATCCTTTACCTCTTGCGGTAATGTTTCTGCAACCGGGCAGTTTGGAGTTGTAAGAGTCATGATGATCTTAACATCGCCATCCTCAGAAATCTGTACATCATACACAAGTCCCAATTCATAAATATCCACAGGGATTTCAGGATCGTATACGGACTTAAGTACTCTTATAATTTCTTCTCCTATATCAGCAATTTGATCGTCTGTAAATTTCATTTTTTAATCTTGATTGATATTTCTTTTCAACAAATCTTCCTGCCGCATGCGGCGAAAAACATTTGCCAAAGTTAAGACATCTTTTTCACAATAGTCAACTATTCTTTGCAAGTCTTTCTCTATGTAGTAGATTGATGAAACCATTGAGCCATCTATATCATCTTTAGGCGTTGGAATTCCAAAAACATGCGCTAGCAATTCAAGGGAAATAAACGTTTTATAATCTCCGAATTTCCAAAGGTCCATCGTATCGATATGAGGAATTTCCCAAGGTTTTTTTCCGAACATCTGAAAAGGAACCGGAGGTTGCATTCCATTGATCAGAAAACGTCGTGCAATCCAGGGAAAATCAAACTCTTTTCCATTGTGTGCACATAAAATTACATCCCGTAGCCTTGGACTGTTGAATATTTCTCCGAACTCTGTAAGGAGCTTTTTTTCATCATGATGAGCAAAGCTTTTTATCTTTAAAGTGTCATTCTTTTCTACCATTCCTATGGTAATGCAGATGATTTTCCCAAATTCTGCCATTATTCCTGCTCTTTCAGAATAAAATTCTTCGGCAGAAATATCATCTTTCCGTTGAAATCTGGTTTTTTTATCCCAAAGCTTCTGGTCTGTTTCAGATAAGTCGTCCCATGATCCTGCATTCGGAACTGTTTCAATATCAAGGAATAAGATCTTTTCTAAAGGAATGTGTTGTATCATAAGTATTTTATATTTTATCCCACCTGCATTCCATTTTTTACAGGTAGCGAAGGTGCTAAAAGAGTAACATCACTTTTGTTCTCACCATACAATCCTAAAACAAGGCATTCACTAAAAAAGTTGGCAATTTGTTTTTTCGGAAAGTTCACAACAGCTAAAATTTGTTTTCCAATTAGGTCTTCTTTTTGATATAATGCTGTGATCTGAGCAGAAGATTTTTTAATACCGAGCGGGCCAAAATCAATTTCCAACTGGTAGGAAGGATTCCTTGCCTTTTCAAAATCATTAACGGAAATAATAGTTCCGCATCGTATATCTATTTTCTCAAAATCTGCCCAGGAGATATCTGGTTTTATTATCATGATATTTGGTTTATTAATTGTTCAACTTCTAATTTCTGCCCTGCATATTTTTGCTGTAATTGAGAATTTTCTCCCATTCTTCTGTAGTATTCCAAAGCTTTATTTCCAAAAAATTTTTTATGAAAATCCGAAACTTCAGGAATTTGTGGAAAAATCCGATGAAAAAGCATTTCCGAATATGCCTGAAATTCCCTTTCATTTTTATCTTCAATAAATTGACCAGGAGCTTTCTGCCTTACATGAAGCATTTCATGAGCCAGCATATTCAGAATAAGATTTAAATCAAAATCGAATAAGTTTCTGGGGATCATTACCTTTTGAGGGTGACCCAATTGTCCTTCAGCAGTCAATAACATGGAATTAGGGGAGAGTTCCTCCCGGAATCCAAAGCCGGCAAAGTTTTCATGCTCCAGGTTAAAAGTGCGGATCAGATAATTGGCCGCATCTAATATCTGATCATGTTCCTTATATGCCTCAAGATGTAAACTAACCTGTTCAAGGTTCATTCAGATGATGTTTTTAACAAATATATTAAAATAATAAAAACTATATTCTAACTACAATCTTTCCTTTTGTACGATGGGTCTCAATTTCTCTGTGCGCCTCTGCTATCTCCTCCATGGACAAGATTTCTCCAACAAAAATCTTTAATAATCCTTTTTCGATCAGTTCTGATAGTTTCATCAGGCTTTCCCTTTTAAAAGTAAGCATGGTCCACATCAGATTGATATTGCGTTTTTGTGCCAGTTCAATTGCTTTAGGATCATCTTTAGTATAGGAAGGTAAACAAACGACTTTTCCTCTGGGCTTTACACAATTGATTGATCCATACAATACTTCTCCACCCATAGTATCAAGGGCAGCATCAAGACCGGATAAGATTTCCTCAAACCTTTGATTTTTATAGTCAATAGGCTGATCCACACCAAGCTCTTTAATGAACTCAATATTTTTACCGGAGGCTGTACCACTCACTGAAGCACCGGCTATTTTAGCCAATTGAACGGCAAAATGACCAACTCCTCCCGCTGCGGACTGAACCAGAATGTGTTCGCCAGACTGAACTTTTAAATGATCATGAATAGCCTGATAAGCGGTGAGACCAGCTAAAGGAGCAGCTGCTGCTGCTTCAAAAGTGATATTTTCAGGCTTTTTTACGAATACTTCCGGACTGACGGCAATATATTCGGCATAAGTTTGAGTAGCTAATCCAAAAACAGCATCTCCGACCTCAACGTTCTGAACATTCTTTCCCACTTCCTCAACAATCCCACTGAAATCTTTTCCTAAAATGGCAGGAAACTTAAGCGTTTTCGATGAAATATGTGAGCCAGCTCTGATTTTTGTTTCTACAGGGTTAATTCCTATGGCTTTTACTTTTATTAAAACCTGATCAGAAGTAATTACCGGCTTTTCTATCTCTGCGATTTTAAGTT
The sequence above is drawn from the Chryseobacterium daecheongense genome and encodes:
- a CDS encoding LytTR family DNA-binding domain-containing protein — encoded protein: MTNNNIPKMKCLIIDDEPLARFYLKDMADQIDFLEVVDTCATALEANNKIQENQIDLIFLDINMPYLTGLDFLEQLENPPLCIFTTAYSEYALEGYRLQIVDYLLKPIAFNRFYQAVNKAQQQFILFERSKRNISLDDPYLYVRQSDTFIKVSWVDILYIESMQNYTKLHFKDKTLVIHQTMKAIEESLSPEHFFRIHKSFLINITHIEMIAGGRLYINKTELPISRTRKEELLNQVVYKKLISK
- a CDS encoding histidine kinase is translated as MLKSFIVRKHLFVIGFWLIFGITMWINFQADSGRYNSLIQTLAIVISSFIFTQFLTKNLLPQALKERKMKKFLLQATIMILLLSFIYSFVFAYIEVDSRTPLAPGFKSHLPILWKGFYLALPASFLINGTACGITFYQEHGKIERDHILLQQAHLENQLKLLQDQINPHLVFNILNHIHILMKTNTELASFLLLKFSDILRYQLYHCNQNQVLLKKDVEYLQNLVEVEKLRWGNELDVKATWELSTDKATIAPLLLVPFIENAFKYVCRLPGHKGYILISCKEEDNQLSFYVENSYSSITVHKSKDGAHGIGLNNVQKRLDLQYPDSYSLNVESDNHVYKISLILNLSKENDKQ
- a CDS encoding porin family protein, producing MKQRFLAVSSLLLCITCSVEANAQQTPIVHIGVKAGTNFTKTSSASSDLSGKYGMGYQAGLMARVDFNRIYLQGEAIFNKRKTSYDLKDGSSSQLKWNSIDIPVVAGYKIVSSKDFNVRAFAGGVYSYGFNDNISTSKALREGLKKFDKSNIGITGGIGVDYKNFTVDLRYETGLTSISKEFKSKPHSFSLGIGYFLF
- the pepT gene encoding peptidase T, with protein sequence MSTIEFNQLWREKLLNRFLNYVKIYSTSDAESEATPSTPQQWDIANYIVEELKTIGLENVSIDDNGYIMGYVPSNLENNDQPTIGFISHYDTSPDFSGENVNPQVWDNYDGGDLLLNKATGFTLSSSKFESLKKYIGQTLITTDGNTLLGADDKAGCAEIVTAAEYLIAHPEIKHGRIAIGFTPDEEIGRGAHKFDVAKFGAEWAYTMDGGEVGELEYENFNAAGAVVKIHGLSVHPGYAYGKMINASLLAAEFAQSLPANETPSTTKGFDGFYHLMDITADISEAKLQYIIRDHDDEKFEARKKFIEQKVAAFNEKHGEGTAEIEIKEQYRNMKQQFEGKMHIIDLAAKAMREADIEPKIKAIRGGTDGAQLSYMGLPCPNIFAGGINFHGPYEYVALESMEKATEVIINIVKK
- a CDS encoding hydroxymethylglutaryl-CoA lyase, producing MFLTECPRDAMQGWGEFIPTNKKIDYINSLMEVGFDVLDSLSFVSPKAIPQMADSDEVAENIDKSLSNTKISAIIGNYRGAEKALKHQSVDILGFPFSISETFQHRNTNKNQEEAFNEIIKMQELVKSENKELNIYFSMAFGNPYGEMWKLEDVEFWAQRFSEIGIENILLSDTTGVATPEKIALLFEKIPLKHPEINFGGHFHNRYEDSYSKLKAAYDQGCRRFDSAIKGIGGCPMAEDDLVGNMPTEQVINFMSVEKIDHNLNLLNFESSYNKAKDIFHF
- a CDS encoding sulfurtransferase, with the translated sequence MSPIISASQLRNLETQNLIILDARVGKDIYQSYLEKHIKGARFINLDTDLAEIGEDAAFGGRHPLPGIEEFGRTLAALGISEDSHVVIYDDKNGANAAARAWWMLRSFGLKDVQVLDGGFQAAEREGVEFASGEEVYEKTAPMKNQRWLLPTSSLEDVENELINNSSTVIDVRDAYRYKGESEPIDLTAGHIPGAINIPFSENLDENGNFLKPEVLKEKYSKLLKDKSQNLIIHCGSGVTACHTILALDYAGLPIPDLYVGSWSEWSRREGKKIATETEK
- a CDS encoding SUF system Fe-S cluster assembly protein yields the protein MKFTDDQIADIGEEIIRVLKSVYDPEIPVDIYELGLVYDVQISEDGDVKIIMTLTTPNCPVAETLPQEVKDKVQSVEGVNSVDLELTFEPSWNKDMMSEEAKFELGML
- a CDS encoding 3'-5' exonuclease; amino-acid sequence: MIQHIPLEKILFLDIETVPNAGSWDDLSETDQKLWDKKTRFQRKDDISAEEFYSERAGIMAEFGKIICITIGMVEKNDTLKIKSFAHHDEKKLLTEFGEIFNSPRLRDVILCAHNGKEFDFPWIARRFLINGMQPPVPFQMFGKKPWEIPHIDTMDLWKFGDYKTFISLELLAHVFGIPTPKDDIDGSMVSSIYYIEKDLQRIVDYCEKDVLTLANVFRRMRQEDLLKRNINQD
- a CDS encoding tRNA-binding protein, translated to MIIKPDISWADFEKIDIRCGTIISVNDFEKARNPSYQLEIDFGPLGIKKSSAQITALYQKEDLIGKQILAVVNFPKKQIANFFSECLVLGLYGENKSDVTLLAPSLPVKNGMQVG
- a CDS encoding NADP-dependent oxidoreductase, giving the protein MKAIIINEFGTADQLKIAEIEKPVITSDQVLIKVKAIGINPVETKIRAGSHISSKTLKFPAILGKDFSGIVEEVGKNVQNVEVGDAVFGLATQTYAEYIAVSPEVFVKKPENITFEAAAAAPLAGLTAYQAIHDHLKVQSGEHILVQSAAGGVGHFAVQLAKIAGASVSGTASGKNIEFIKELGVDQPIDYKNQRFEEILSGLDAALDTMGGEVLYGSINCVKPRGKVVCLPSYTKDDPKAIELAQKRNINLMWTMLTFKRESLMKLSELIEKGLLKIFVGEILSMEEIAEAHREIETHRTKGKIVVRI